A stretch of the Desulfovibrio sp. X2 genome encodes the following:
- a CDS encoding rhomboid family intramembrane serine protease, whose amino-acid sequence MRERRDTARLLWRARRSAERRGPEAGEETPSGQAPAPLPQADGPLAERSENLQHGQEGWRPVARGLGLAAADELGLVLEARGVPFVPRRSGRSADILVPAEEHGRAMAEIAAYIAENREHLHDLRPPPATRLDLAAVGLCLSLLLISTYMLSRSVLPGLGLYPHTWENAGIADAGKIMAGQWWRAATALMLHADAAHLLGNLCVGTIFGAVLCAEIGLGCGLLAMLVSGFLGNLVNAAVLGPDHLSLGFSTAVFGAAGLIAGLRAMAGPLSGLRGGFLPLAAGLSLVAMLGSGGQHTDLGAHAFGFLVGLALGLPIGRLTHRLGPPGPRLDRICLFLGFVLPAAAWAMALR is encoded by the coding sequence GTGAGGGAACGCCGCGACACGGCCCGCCTGCTCTGGCGGGCACGGCGCAGCGCGGAGCGGCGCGGCCCCGAAGCAGGGGAGGAGACGCCCTCGGGGCAAGCGCCCGCGCCTCTGCCCCAGGCCGACGGCCCCCTTGCGGAACGCTCGGAGAATTTGCAGCACGGACAGGAAGGCTGGCGGCCGGTGGCCAGGGGGCTCGGCCTTGCCGCGGCCGACGAGCTCGGGCTCGTGCTCGAGGCGCGCGGCGTGCCCTTCGTGCCCCGGCGCAGCGGCCGCAGCGCGGACATCCTCGTCCCGGCCGAGGAGCACGGCCGGGCCATGGCCGAGATCGCGGCCTACATCGCGGAGAACCGCGAGCACCTGCACGACCTGCGGCCCCCGCCCGCCACGCGCCTGGACCTCGCGGCCGTGGGGCTCTGCCTCTCGCTCCTGCTCATCAGCACCTACATGCTCAGCCGCTCGGTCCTGCCCGGGCTCGGGCTCTATCCCCACACCTGGGAGAACGCAGGGATCGCGGACGCGGGCAAGATCATGGCCGGGCAGTGGTGGCGCGCGGCCACGGCACTCATGCTGCACGCGGACGCCGCCCACCTCCTGGGCAACCTCTGCGTGGGCACGATCTTCGGCGCCGTGCTCTGCGCGGAGATCGGCCTCGGCTGCGGCCTGCTGGCCATGCTCGTGTCGGGATTTCTCGGCAATCTGGTGAACGCGGCCGTGCTCGGGCCGGACCACCTCTCGCTCGGCTTCTCCACGGCCGTGTTCGGCGCAGCCGGGCTCATCGCCGGGCTCCGCGCCATGGCCGGGCCTCTCTCCGGGCTTCGCGGCGGCTTCCTGCCCCTGGCCGCGGGGCTCTCCCTCGTGGCCATGCTCGGCAGCGGCGGGCAGCACACGGACCTCGGCGCCCACGCCTTCGGCTTCCTCGTCGGCCTCGCGCTCGGCCTGCCCATCGGCAGGCTGACGCACCGCCTGGGGCCGCCCGGGCCGCGGCTTGACCGCATCTGCCTGTTTCTCGGCTTCGTCCTGCCCGCGGCCGCCTGGGCCATGGCCCTGCGCTAG
- a CDS encoding cytidine deaminase encodes MHDSRPDTTGDTTGNTTGNDRFTPLTPAQHELLAAARDVAARAYAPYSAFRVGAAVLAADGRVFTGCNVENASYGLSLCAERAALARAVAEGVQPGEVAGVAVWCLDACPGPDGTLPEGAAAPCGACRQWLAEIAPRAFLVSNSLPGAVAVAALLPFGFGLEKG; translated from the coding sequence ATGCACGATTCGCGGCCGGATACCACGGGTGATACCACGGGAAATACCACCGGAAACGATCGCTTCACGCCTCTCACCCCGGCGCAGCACGAGCTTCTGGCCGCGGCCAGGGACGTTGCCGCGCGGGCCTATGCCCCCTACTCCGCCTTTCGCGTGGGCGCGGCCGTGCTGGCCGCGGACGGCCGGGTGTTCACGGGCTGCAACGTGGAGAACGCGAGCTACGGGCTTTCGCTCTGCGCGGAGCGCGCGGCCCTGGCCCGGGCCGTGGCCGAGGGGGTGCAACCGGGCGAGGTCGCGGGCGTGGCGGTCTGGTGCCTGGACGCATGCCCCGGGCCTGACGGCACGCTCCCCGAGGGCGCGGCCGCGCCCTGCGGCGCCTGCCGCCAGTGGCTGGCCGAGATCGCGCCCCGCGCCTTCCTGGTCAGCAACTCCCTGCCCGGCGCGGTCGCGGTGGCCGCGCTCCTGCCCTTCGGCTTCGGCCTGGAAAAGGGCTGA
- the trmFO gene encoding methylenetetrahydrofolate--tRNA-(uracil(54)-C(5))-methyltransferase (FADH(2)-oxidizing) TrmFO: MPYIVIGGGLAGAECAWFLSRAGLPATLFEMRPERRTPAHETDLLAELVCSNSFRSDEPTAAAVGLLKEEMSALGSLVMEAARATAVPAGKALAVDRTLFAARVTEAVARNPLITLERREIPSLDDPALAGAEAVAVCAGPLASDSLSASLREAVGGKELYFYDAIAPIVDAASIDMEHAFWGSRWRPEDDDYLNCPLTKEEYEALVAAMLAAEKVPCRDFEKAVHFEGCLPVEEMAERGPMTLAFGPLKPVGLTDTRPGHEGRRPFAVIQLRAENRERTAFNLVGFQTKLKYPEQDRVFRMIPALRNAEFLRFGSIHRNTFVNAPAVLSEELELVARPGVFLGGQITGVEGYLESAACGLWLGMVLAARHLGVELPRPPRECALGALLSHLRPDAEDYDPKRGFQPSNVNFGLMPAFEGRVPKKKRKEAYAERARTAFAAWLQRLPRLDAPGAG, encoded by the coding sequence GTGCCTTATATCGTCATCGGCGGCGGGCTCGCGGGCGCGGAGTGCGCCTGGTTCCTCTCCCGCGCCGGTCTTCCCGCGACCCTCTTCGAGATGCGGCCCGAGCGCCGCACCCCGGCCCACGAGACCGATCTCCTGGCCGAGCTCGTCTGCTCCAATTCGTTCCGCTCCGACGAGCCCACGGCTGCGGCCGTGGGGCTTCTGAAGGAGGAGATGTCCGCGCTCGGCAGTCTGGTCATGGAGGCCGCGCGCGCCACGGCGGTGCCCGCGGGCAAGGCCCTGGCCGTGGACCGCACCCTGTTCGCCGCGCGCGTCACCGAGGCGGTCGCTCGCAACCCGCTGATCACCCTCGAACGCCGCGAGATTCCCTCCCTGGACGACCCGGCCCTGGCTGGAGCCGAGGCCGTGGCCGTGTGCGCCGGGCCCCTGGCATCCGACTCGCTGTCCGCGTCGCTGCGCGAGGCCGTGGGCGGGAAGGAGCTCTATTTCTACGACGCCATCGCGCCCATCGTGGACGCGGCCTCCATCGACATGGAGCACGCCTTCTGGGGCTCGCGCTGGCGGCCCGAGGACGACGACTACCTGAACTGCCCGCTGACGAAAGAGGAATACGAGGCCCTGGTGGCGGCCATGCTCGCGGCCGAGAAGGTGCCCTGCCGCGACTTCGAGAAGGCCGTGCACTTCGAGGGCTGCCTGCCCGTGGAGGAGATGGCCGAGCGCGGCCCCATGACCCTGGCCTTCGGACCGCTGAAGCCCGTCGGGCTCACGGACACGCGGCCCGGCCACGAGGGCAGGCGTCCCTTCGCCGTGATCCAGCTGCGCGCCGAGAACCGCGAGCGCACGGCCTTCAACCTGGTGGGCTTCCAGACCAAGCTCAAGTACCCGGAGCAGGACCGCGTCTTCCGCATGATCCCGGCCCTGCGCAATGCCGAGTTCCTGCGCTTCGGCAGCATCCACCGCAACACCTTCGTCAACGCGCCCGCGGTCCTCTCCGAGGAGCTGGAGCTCGTCGCGCGGCCGGGGGTCTTCCTGGGCGGACAGATCACGGGCGTGGAAGGGTATCTGGAGTCGGCCGCCTGCGGGCTGTGGCTCGGCATGGTCCTGGCCGCGCGCCATCTGGGCGTCGAGCTTCCCAGGCCGCCGCGCGAGTGCGCGCTGGGCGCGCTGCTCTCGCATCTCAGGCCCGACGCAGAGGACTACGATCCGAAGCGGGGTTTTCAGCCGAGCAACGTGAACTTCGGGCTCATGCCCGCCTTCGAGGGCCGGGTGCCCAAGAAGAAGCGCAAGGAGGCCTACGCGGAGCGCGCCAGGACCGCGTTCGCGGCCTGGCTCCAAAGGCTGCCTAGGCTTGACGCTCCTGGTGCAGGATGA
- a CDS encoding thymidine phosphorylase, which produces MDCADVLELIARKRDGLPLRGEAVASFVRGYVRGEIPDYQASALLMAVFLRGMDAAETAALTRAMLDSGLRLAWRGGPGKTAPRVGDKHSTGGVGDKTSFLVGPICAAAGVAVPMVAGRGLGHTGGTVDKLEAVPGLRTALSPEEITAQVGGLGLCIAAQSAQIAPADRKLYALRDVTSTVESIPLIAASIMSKKLAEGLDALVLDVKCGRGAFMKELPRARELAEALVGIGREAGVRVTALLTAMDQPLGAACGNGVELEEACAILRGERPPLAEDVRALSLELSAQLIFLAGAAWSVDEARGLSRRVLESGRAYELFCRMVAAQGGDPAALEPRAGRPSGLPQALDRMVVTAPRSGHVHGCDALAVGRACVRLGAGRCLLGEAVDPAAGVVLFAKEGDFVEPGAPLAELRAADTARLAAARPLVESAFTLEDEHAGQAPLVRGLVSTLPGP; this is translated from the coding sequence ATGGACTGCGCGGACGTCCTGGAACTCATAGCCCGCAAGCGCGACGGCCTTCCCCTCAGGGGGGAGGCCGTCGCTTCGTTCGTGCGGGGCTACGTGCGCGGCGAGATCCCGGACTACCAGGCGAGCGCCCTGCTCATGGCCGTGTTCCTGCGCGGCATGGACGCGGCCGAGACCGCGGCCCTGACCCGGGCCATGCTCGACTCGGGCCTGCGCCTGGCGTGGCGCGGGGGGCCGGGCAAGACCGCCCCCCGCGTGGGCGACAAGCACTCCACCGGCGGCGTGGGCGACAAGACGTCGTTCTTGGTCGGCCCCATCTGCGCGGCCGCGGGCGTGGCCGTGCCCATGGTCGCGGGCCGTGGGCTCGGCCATACGGGCGGGACCGTGGACAAGCTCGAGGCCGTGCCGGGGCTTCGCACCGCCCTCTCTCCGGAAGAGATCACTGCCCAGGTGGGCGGGCTCGGCCTGTGCATCGCGGCGCAGAGCGCACAGATCGCCCCGGCGGACAGGAAGCTCTATGCCCTGCGCGACGTGACCTCCACGGTGGAATCCATCCCGCTCATCGCGGCCTCGATCATGTCCAAGAAGCTGGCCGAGGGGCTCGACGCCCTGGTGCTGGACGTGAAGTGCGGCCGGGGCGCCTTCATGAAGGAGCTTCCCCGTGCGCGCGAGCTGGCCGAGGCGCTCGTGGGCATAGGCCGCGAGGCGGGCGTGCGTGTCACGGCCCTGCTCACGGCCATGGACCAGCCGCTGGGCGCCGCCTGCGGCAACGGCGTGGAGCTCGAGGAGGCCTGCGCGATCCTTCGCGGCGAGCGGCCTCCCCTGGCCGAGGACGTGCGCGCGCTCTCGCTGGAGCTCTCGGCCCAGCTGATCTTTCTTGCGGGCGCGGCCTGGTCCGTGGACGAGGCGCGCGGGCTTTCCCGGCGCGTGCTGGAATCCGGGCGGGCCTACGAGCTTTTCTGCCGCATGGTCGCGGCCCAGGGCGGCGACCCGGCCGCGCTCGAGCCGCGGGCAGGACGGCCGAGCGGCCTGCCGCAGGCGCTCGACCGCATGGTCGTGACCGCACCCCGAAGCGGCCATGTGCACGGCTGCGACGCGCTGGCCGTGGGCCGGGCCTGCGTGCGCCTGGGCGCGGGCCGCTGCCTGCTCGGCGAGGCCGTGGACCCGGCCGCGGGCGTGGTGCTCTTCGCCAAGGAAGGGGATTTCGTTGAGCCGGGCGCGCCGCTCGCCGAGCTGCGCGCCGCGGACACCGCGCGCCTCGCGGCCGCACGGCCCCTCGTCGAGTCCGCCTTCACGCTCGAAGACGAGCACGCAGGCCAGGCTCCCCTGGTGCGCGGGCTCGTCTCGACGCTCCCCGGGCCGTGA
- a CDS encoding DUF3536 domain-containing protein has translation MDKYLCFHGHFYQPPREDPWLDTILPEGSAAPALHWNARIARESYAPLAWARRLDGAGRIGDLLNCYEWMSFNFGPTLMRWLEGHDPAAYGRIIEADRRSVERLGHGNAMAQICHHVIMPLASPLDRELEVAWGIQDFERRFGRRPEGMWLSEAAADTDTLEELAANGIAFTVLSPAQIKAVASLENDDWREVREWEVDITHPYRIELPSGRSIAVFFYHGPLSQAVAFQGLLADGERFWQRMTENPSSGLRAIGTDGETYGHHFHFGEMALAYVLEQARSGRDGWRLTNFAAFLAEHPPRLRARLHEPSSWSCAHGVERWRSDCGCTTGDHPGYHQKWRAPLRAALNVAREAADNHFFSRGPECFGDPRKALREYGRVAAGGLTEAEFEAGFFKPGITQAGRELGWRLLDMQWQTISSFASCAWFFDELSRIEPLNAMTMALRSMELVRATGGPDVAPRVVAELHKAPSNLPELGTGADLWRTQVVLRQETPARLAAQGLIRLWARQGLPDPGEIAEVAWPGLSLVFTLDPSLEPGEPLSGSMTVAWRLRSERPLYRWRMVPDEQRNPLSCLFEVAPEGDAKSVESCLPGRDLPWNKRQALAVEWIEHAERSVWQETVLEAVSGSRLFMPWQEAQTDQPLSGRWMIHLPALGWAWCLGLPAGDEGEADMGRYLAARLPGHPGAQALKERLASEMARLIKEEETPLEAVSMLSRARAVGLSPDLWPVQNALWAMRGRLAPGTVAEVAAAFGFMAGVL, from the coding sequence ATGGACAAATATCTCTGCTTCCACGGCCATTTCTACCAGCCCCCGCGCGAAGACCCCTGGCTGGACACCATCCTGCCCGAGGGCTCGGCAGCGCCGGCGCTGCACTGGAACGCGCGCATCGCCCGCGAGTCGTACGCCCCCCTGGCCTGGGCGCGCCGCCTGGACGGCGCGGGCCGGATCGGCGACCTGCTCAACTGCTACGAATGGATGAGCTTCAACTTCGGCCCCACGCTCATGCGCTGGCTCGAGGGCCACGATCCGGCCGCCTACGGCCGCATCATCGAGGCCGACCGCCGAAGCGTCGAGCGCCTGGGGCACGGCAACGCCATGGCCCAGATCTGCCACCACGTGATCATGCCCCTGGCCTCGCCGCTCGACCGCGAGCTCGAGGTCGCCTGGGGCATCCAGGACTTCGAGCGGCGCTTCGGCAGGCGGCCCGAGGGCATGTGGCTCTCCGAGGCCGCGGCGGACACGGACACGCTGGAGGAGCTGGCCGCGAACGGCATCGCCTTCACCGTGCTCTCCCCGGCCCAGATCAAGGCCGTGGCTTCGCTCGAGAACGACGACTGGCGCGAGGTGCGCGAATGGGAGGTGGACATCACCCACCCCTACCGCATCGAGCTGCCGTCCGGCCGCTCCATCGCGGTCTTCTTCTACCACGGCCCACTGTCCCAGGCCGTGGCCTTCCAGGGGCTGCTCGCCGACGGCGAGCGCTTCTGGCAGCGCATGACCGAGAACCCCTCCTCCGGCCTGCGGGCCATCGGCACGGACGGCGAGACCTACGGGCATCACTTCCACTTCGGCGAGATGGCCCTGGCCTATGTCCTGGAGCAGGCGCGCTCCGGGCGCGACGGCTGGCGGCTGACCAACTTCGCGGCCTTCCTGGCCGAGCACCCGCCCCGCCTGCGCGCCCGGCTGCACGAGCCCTCCTCGTGGAGCTGCGCCCACGGCGTGGAGCGCTGGCGCTCGGACTGCGGCTGCACCACGGGCGACCACCCGGGCTACCACCAGAAGTGGCGCGCTCCCCTGCGCGCCGCCCTGAACGTGGCCCGCGAGGCGGCGGACAACCACTTCTTCAGCCGCGGGCCGGAGTGCTTCGGCGATCCGCGCAAGGCGCTGCGTGAATACGGCCGCGTGGCCGCGGGCGGGCTCACCGAGGCGGAGTTCGAGGCCGGATTCTTCAAGCCCGGCATCACCCAGGCCGGACGCGAACTCGGCTGGCGGCTGCTGGACATGCAGTGGCAGACCATCTCCTCCTTCGCCTCGTGCGCCTGGTTCTTCGACGAGCTTTCGCGCATCGAGCCGCTGAACGCCATGACCATGGCCCTTCGCTCCATGGAGCTCGTGCGCGCCACGGGCGGGCCGGACGTGGCGCCGCGCGTGGTGGCCGAGCTGCACAAGGCCCCCTCCAACCTGCCCGAGCTCGGCACTGGCGCGGACCTGTGGCGGACCCAGGTGGTCCTGCGCCAGGAGACCCCGGCGCGGCTCGCGGCCCAGGGGCTCATCCGCCTGTGGGCGCGCCAGGGCCTGCCCGATCCCGGGGAGATCGCCGAGGTCGCCTGGCCGGGCCTCTCCCTGGTCTTCACCCTGGACCCGTCGCTCGAGCCGGGCGAGCCCCTCTCGGGCAGCATGACCGTGGCCTGGCGGCTGCGCTCGGAGCGGCCGCTCTACCGCTGGCGCATGGTGCCGGACGAGCAGAGGAACCCGCTCTCCTGCCTCTTCGAGGTCGCGCCGGAGGGCGATGCCAAGTCCGTGGAAAGCTGCCTGCCGGGCCGCGACCTGCCCTGGAACAAGCGCCAGGCCCTGGCCGTGGAGTGGATAGAGCACGCGGAGCGCAGCGTCTGGCAGGAGACCGTGCTCGAGGCCGTGAGCGGCTCGCGACTCTTCATGCCCTGGCAGGAGGCCCAGACCGACCAGCCCCTGTCCGGCCGCTGGATGATCCACCTGCCCGCCCTCGGCTGGGCCTGGTGCCTGGGCCTGCCCGCGGGCGACGAGGGAGAGGCGGACATGGGCCGCTATCTGGCCGCGCGCCTGCCCGGCCACCCCGGGGCGCAGGCCCTGAAGGAGCGGCTGGCGAGCGAGATGGCCCGCCTGATCAAGGAGGAGGAGACTCCGCTCGAGGCCGTGTCCATGCTCTCCCGCGCCCGGGCCGTGGGCCTCTCGCCGGACCTCTGGCCGGTGCAGAACGCCCTGTGGGCCATGCGCGGCCGACTGGCACCGGGAACCGTGGCCGAGGTGGCCGCGGCCTTCGGCTTCATGGCCGGGGTGCTCTGA
- a CDS encoding VacJ family lipoprotein, with protein MMSSMPSMSSMRRIVLPVVAGCLLLLAALPALAASLDSPTAAPEPGRMTWVRIMNGNAPELPTSMGLAEARWELQQSRMAASMEVLSPGAGAAMSVDPTGVRLVERSYFDDQAVLLTQNDAATGAQQTKVINDSDLEGNYVPPEGEKAPPAASRPDPWEGFNRAMFQFNDRMYFWVLKPAAQGYSILVPEPARIGIANVFDNIRFPIRFVNDLFQAKFENSFRELLRFLVNTVFGLGGLVNSSRDHAYLNPPRQDLGKTFKTWGIDSGPFVIWPVFGPYTVRSSFGDIGDSFLWPPTYIKPWYWPVIIWTGEKVNEQSLRMGDYEALKAASLDPYVAVRDLYLQYRDRPDYDPYYDSPDKKPPEPAYTPLNLQNK; from the coding sequence ATGATGTCGTCGATGCCGTCGATGTCGTCCATGCGCCGCATCGTGCTGCCGGTCGTCGCGGGCTGCCTGCTGCTTCTCGCCGCGCTGCCCGCCCTGGCCGCCTCCCTGGATTCGCCCACCGCCGCTCCCGAGCCCGGTCGCATGACCTGGGTGCGGATCATGAACGGCAACGCGCCAGAGCTGCCCACCAGCATGGGCCTGGCCGAGGCCCGCTGGGAGCTGCAGCAGTCCCGGATGGCCGCCTCCATGGAGGTCCTCTCTCCGGGCGCCGGCGCCGCCATGAGCGTGGATCCGACCGGCGTGCGCCTGGTCGAGCGCAGCTACTTCGACGACCAGGCCGTGCTCCTGACCCAGAACGACGCCGCGACCGGCGCGCAGCAGACCAAGGTCATCAACGACTCCGACCTCGAGGGGAACTACGTGCCCCCCGAAGGGGAGAAGGCTCCGCCCGCCGCCTCCCGCCCGGATCCCTGGGAGGGCTTCAACCGGGCCATGTTCCAGTTCAACGACCGCATGTATTTCTGGGTGCTGAAGCCCGCGGCCCAGGGGTATTCAATCCTGGTTCCCGAGCCCGCGCGCATCGGCATCGCCAACGTTTTCGACAACATCCGCTTCCCGATCCGCTTCGTGAACGACCTCTTCCAGGCCAAGTTCGAGAACTCGTTCCGCGAGCTTCTGCGCTTCCTCGTGAACACGGTCTTCGGCCTGGGCGGCCTGGTCAACAGCAGCCGCGACCACGCCTACCTGAACCCGCCGCGCCAGGACCTGGGCAAGACCTTCAAGACCTGGGGCATCGACAGCGGCCCGTTCGTGATCTGGCCCGTCTTCGGCCCCTACACCGTCCGCTCCTCGTTCGGCGACATCGGCGACTCCTTCCTCTGGCCGCCGACCTACATCAAGCCCTGGTACTGGCCCGTGATCATCTGGACGGGAGAGAAGGTCAACGAGCAGAGCCTGCGCATGGGCGACTACGAGGCGCTCAAGGCCGCGTCCCTGGATCCCTACGTGGCCGTGCGCGACCTTTACCTGCAGTACCGCGATCGTCCGGACTACGACCCCTACTACGACAGCCCGGACAAGAAGCCGCCCGAGCCCGCGTACACGCCGCTCAACCTGCAGAACAAGTAG
- the ada gene encoding bifunctional DNA-binding transcriptional regulator/O6-methylguanine-DNA methyltransferase Ada encodes MTRKEKDAPAAPPLDDARWARLLAQKHGADDPGDGFVYGVTTTGVYCRPGCPARLPRRENAVFFANAEAAEAAGFRPCKRCRPDAPDDTLRAGEERKAHEAVRRALALLDAAESPPRLAELAAAAGCSPSHFHRLFKKTLGATPGEYFAARRLRRLQQSLAAESSVTGSLYAAGYGSSSRLYERDAHLLGMPPKAYGGKAAGGEGQEIAFAAARTSLGWVLVAATRSGICNVEFGDDPAALEKGLRERFPRAVLREDETALSAWLGQIAAFVESPAGSLDLPLDVAGTLFQQKVWKALQKLPPGTTVSYAELARLIGRPGAARAVGRACGANRHAVLIPCHRAVGGSGKLVGYRWGLDRKQALLAREKAARDAEKGVKRTEGA; translated from the coding sequence ATGACGCGAAAAGAGAAGGACGCGCCCGCCGCCCCGCCCCTGGACGACGCCCGCTGGGCCCGTCTGCTGGCGCAAAAGCACGGTGCGGACGATCCCGGCGACGGCTTCGTCTACGGGGTCACGACCACGGGCGTCTACTGCCGCCCGGGCTGTCCCGCGCGCCTGCCGCGCCGCGAGAACGCCGTGTTCTTCGCAAACGCCGAGGCGGCCGAGGCCGCGGGCTTCCGCCCCTGCAAACGCTGCCGCCCGGACGCCCCGGATGACACGCTGCGCGCCGGGGAGGAGCGGAAGGCGCACGAGGCCGTGCGCCGCGCCCTGGCCCTGCTCGACGCGGCCGAGAGCCCGCCGCGCCTGGCCGAGCTCGCCGCCGCGGCCGGATGCAGCCCCTCGCACTTCCACCGCCTGTTCAAGAAGACGCTCGGCGCCACGCCCGGCGAGTATTTCGCCGCGCGCCGCCTGCGCAGGCTGCAGCAGAGCCTGGCCGCCGAGTCCTCGGTGACCGGCTCGCTCTATGCGGCGGGCTACGGCTCGAGCAGCCGCCTCTACGAGCGCGACGCGCACCTTCTCGGCATGCCGCCCAAGGCATACGGCGGCAAGGCGGCCGGGGGCGAGGGGCAGGAGATCGCCTTTGCCGCGGCCCGCACCTCGCTCGGCTGGGTCCTGGTGGCGGCGACACGTTCGGGCATCTGCAACGTGGAGTTCGGCGACGACCCGGCCGCGCTCGAAAAGGGGCTGCGCGAGCGCTTTCCGCGCGCCGTCCTGCGCGAGGACGAGACGGCCCTTTCCGCCTGGCTCGGACAGATCGCGGCCTTCGTCGAGTCCCCGGCCGGGAGCCTGGACCTGCCCCTGGACGTGGCGGGCACGCTCTTTCAGCAGAAGGTCTGGAAGGCGCTTCAAAAGCTCCCGCCCGGCACGACCGTGAGCTACGCGGAGCTCGCCCGGCTCATCGGCCGCCCGGGCGCGGCCCGCGCCGTGGGCCGCGCCTGCGGCGCGAACCGGCACGCCGTGCTCATCCCCTGCCACCGCGCCGTGGGCGGCAGCGGCAAGCTCGTGGGCTATCGCTGGGGCCTCGACCGCAAGCAGGCCCTGCTGGCCAGGGAAAAGGCGGCAAGGGACGCGGAAAAGGGCGTGAAACGAACGGAGGGCGCCTAG